In one window of Leguminivora glycinivorella isolate SPB_JAAS2020 chromosome 10, LegGlyc_1.1, whole genome shotgun sequence DNA:
- the LOC125230335 gene encoding double homeobox protein 4-like protein 4, whose amino-acid sequence MPPTPTRSDPAVRKSTRPRLAAPRRRNEDIAAVKRAFDILRTAGQETLRAQTPTHEGAGEARYAAPESVALRAMEQLHLPPPSSRDTPAEPRPGPSRPTAADSFAADVAVTRNTTPPTTPDEPLSTPPGAPKPQRQPKTPRKPEATSKVAAAAAARAARATAPTPPSGAAVSAPATRTSAPRATKPAPTYSAALSAPRTAKPAPRAAASAPAPRAAAPAPAYRAAASAPAPASTPRASPTAPAPPPNPAQPEIRVPSPSRFPPPTNLNPPFSAAPRAAKKRQGGATPPPHSMPKLDLSPMDTTSAASPPQAAPTRPTTPTSSKDEAASLPATKSGKRYPPLIVEEMPDWPMHFRELRTLLGHHVNARPLSKGIIFTPHDEEEYRIVQSYLGEQNRTNGIHWYCYGLPAERSLKVAIRGLPANTAPADIEEDLRKRGFLPDFVRQISARSGRPGCIFHAQLQRTAETTPAIYAISELLGMPGVIIEAWRGRKGPAQCHRCQGFRHSSVNCHRPQACVRCAEPHPASQCKRDRKEPATCKNCQGPHPANSTECPVYIREARNKKAGVAARTGAPPPPPTQPTADANNAPQSLMAAANDGKRLPARRRKRGGKRKTKTGPNPTPAPQQKPEQPSTAPIAAAPQSQPPTDPPPTVAPPPQGKKAKSGGGAADSRTETITIIEGILLDLLAAVQSGQSPVPTIVRKLAEL is encoded by the coding sequence CGCGCATTTGATATCCTGCGCACCGCCGGACAAGAGACGCTCCGCGCACAAACGCCGACGCACGAGGGAGCTGGCGAGGCCCGATACGCCGCCCCCGAATCCGTGGCACTGCGCGCGATGGAGCAACTCCACCTGCCCCCGCCCTCCTCCCGCGACACGCCTGCGGAGCCGCGGCCTGGCCCATCCAGGCCCACCGCTGCGGACTCCTTTGCCGCAGATGTTGCCGTCACCCGGAACACCACGCCGCCCACCACCCCCGACGAGCCACTAAGCACCCCGCCGGGTGCACCCAAGCCGCAGCGTCAACCCAAGACGCCGCGAAAGCCAGAGGCGACGTCAAAAGTCGCCGCTGCCGCCGCggcccgcgccgcccgcgcgaCCGCGCCAACACCCCCGTCTGGCGCTGCCGTGTCTGCGCCCGCGACCCGCACCTCCGCGCCCCGCGCTACGAAGCCCGCGCCTACATACAGCGCTGCCCTCTCCGCACCCCGCACCGCAAAGCCTgcgccccgcgccgccgcgtccgcgcccgcgccccgcgctgCCGCGCCTGCGCCCGCGTATCGCGCAGCCGCGTCTGCGCCCGCCCCCGCATCCACGCCTCGCGCAAGCCCtactgcgcccgcgccgcccccgAACCCAGCCCAGCCCGAGATTCGCGtgccatcgccgtcgcgtttcCCGCCGCCAACCAATTTAAACCCGCCCTTCTCTGCCGCCCCCAGAGCCGCAAAGAAGAGGCAAGGCGGGGCCACACCACCGCCTCACTCGATGCCAAAACTGGACCTGTCGCCGATGGACACCACTTCGGCGGCGTCCCCCCCGCAGGCGGCACCCACCCGCCCCACGACGCCCACCTCATCGAAGGACGAAGCAGCATCCCTTCCCGCCACCAAGAGCGGGAAACGCTACCCTCCCCTTATCGTGGAGGAGATGCCTGACTGGCCCATGCACTTCCGCGAACTGCGGACGCTGCTGGGCCACCACGTCAACGCCCGCCCCCTCAGCAAGGGGATCATCTTCACTCCGCACGACGAGGAAGAGTACCGCATCGTGCAAAGCTACCTTGGGGAGCAAAACAGAACCAATGGGATACACTGGTACTGCTATGGCCTTCCAGCAGAGCGGAGCCTCAAGGTGGCCATTCGCGGCCTCCCAGCGAACACCGCGCCGGCAGACATCGAGGAAGACCTTAGGAAGAGAGGCTTCCTACCCGACTTCGTTCGCCAGATCAGCGCGCGCAGCGGCCGGCCTGGATGCATTTTCCACGCCCAGCTGCAGCGCACCGCAGAGACGACGCCGGCAATATACGCCATCTCAGAGCTCCTGGGGATGCCAGGAGTTATCATCGAAGCCTGGCGTGGCAGGAAGGGCCCAGCGCAGTGTCACAGATGCCAAGGGTTCAGGCACTCGTCTGTGAACTGCCACCGCCCCCAAGCCTGCGTCCGGTGCGCCGAACCCCACCCCGCCAGCCAGTGCAAGCGGGACCGGAAGGAGCCAGCGACCTGCAAGAATTGCCAAGGCCCGCACCCCGCAAATAGCACCGAGTGCCCGGTCTATATACGGGAGGCGCGGAACAAGAAGGCCGGAGTGGCAGCGCGCACTGGCGCGCCCCCGCCACCCCCAACGCAGCCCACTGCCGACGCAAACAACGCGCCGCAGTCGCTCATGGCAGCCGCCAACGACGGAAAGCGCCTGCCAGCCCGAAGACGCAAGCGCGGAGGGAAGAGGAAGACCAAGACGGGTCCTAACCCCACCCCCGCGCCGCAACAGAAACCCGAGCAGCCCTCGACCGCCCCGATTGCCGCAGCGCCACAATCGCAACCCCCAACTGACCCGCCCCCCACGGTCGCCCCCCCACCTCAGGGGAAGAAGGCGAAGTCCGGAGGGGGAGCCGCAGACAGCCGCACTGAGACCATCACCATAATCGAGGGGATCCTGCTGGACCTCCTCGCTGCCGTCCAGTCGGGACAGAGCCCTGTTCCGACCATCGTCAGGAAACTAGCGGAGCTCTAA